A section of the Myxococcus virescens genome encodes:
- a CDS encoding carbonic anhydrase, producing the protein MPTASTPPISAQDALARLREGNQRFVLNARNMENPLGRSARQALVAGQSPFAIILSCSDSRAPSEYIFDQGLGDLFVIRVAGNVVAPSLVGSVEFAAAKFGTRLAVVMGHSHCGAIQATLDYVREGKSEASENIRDIVERCLEPVTTVVSAAGPKADWEFLMKEAVRANIRNSCDTLRHGSRLLERLCREEGMRIVGAEYSLETGAVDFFNGV; encoded by the coding sequence ATGCCCACCGCTTCGACGCCACCCATCTCCGCCCAGGATGCCCTTGCGCGCCTTCGGGAGGGCAATCAGCGGTTCGTCCTGAACGCGCGCAACATGGAGAACCCGCTCGGCCGCTCCGCCCGGCAGGCGCTGGTGGCGGGGCAGAGTCCCTTCGCCATCATCCTCTCGTGTTCGGACTCGCGCGCGCCGTCGGAGTACATCTTCGACCAGGGGTTGGGGGACCTGTTCGTCATCCGCGTGGCGGGCAACGTCGTCGCGCCGTCGCTGGTGGGCAGTGTTGAGTTCGCGGCGGCGAAGTTCGGCACGCGCCTGGCGGTGGTGATGGGGCATTCGCACTGCGGCGCCATCCAGGCCACGCTGGACTACGTGCGTGAGGGCAAGAGCGAGGCGTCCGAGAACATCCGCGACATCGTGGAGCGCTGCCTCGAGCCGGTGACGACGGTGGTGAGCGCCGCCGGGCCGAAGGCGGACTGGGAGTTCCTGATGAAGGAAGCCGTCCGCGCCAACATCCGCAACTCCTGCGACACCCTCCGCCATGGCAGCCGCCTGCTGGAGCGTCTGTGCCGCGAGGAAGGCATGCGCATCGTCGGCGCCGAGTACTCGCTGGAGACGGGCGCGGTCGACTTCTTCAACGGCGTCTGA
- a CDS encoding serine/threonine-protein kinase, which yields MHCELCLTEHPHDVACGGEPWTQVYLSTGDAEAPPVDLTGQTLGSYRLVRRLGAGGMGTVYLGEQTRIGARVAVKVLHPHLGRDESLRARFYAEARTVNVVGHPNIVHIFDINEAPGGIHYFVMEYLEGVPMSHLPRPMVPAALVSLLAQACDALDAAHRCGVVHRDLKPDNLFVVRHAGEPPSLRVLDFGVAKARRPHPGEDETAAGIVLGTPAYMAPEQSAGQPVDGRADIYALAVTAYYLSTGQLPFERGQMVELALGTGPVGAPPPHLLVPGVPPALSEVLLRALSRRCEDRYATALEFKEALLLAAAQPLADALSPQTPPPRSHTPVPSLAWLDMEDPATEPNALTPPLTWVARVRRRSGAGDVEVLCTELSRGGLFMCCADPFPRLFNRLEFTLLLAGELVECAGEVVRHVDAAQAQTWGMLSTGVGVQFINPSARLCELIRRVQPHRLTTPASTLMRAEVVL from the coding sequence ATGCACTGCGAGCTCTGTCTGACCGAGCATCCCCACGATGTGGCGTGTGGCGGCGAGCCCTGGACGCAGGTGTACCTGTCCACGGGCGACGCGGAGGCACCTCCCGTGGACCTCACGGGCCAGACGTTGGGAAGTTACCGGCTGGTCCGCCGGCTGGGCGCGGGAGGGATGGGCACCGTCTACCTGGGCGAACAGACGCGCATTGGCGCACGGGTGGCGGTGAAGGTGCTGCACCCCCACCTGGGCCGGGACGAAAGCCTGCGCGCGCGCTTCTACGCGGAGGCACGCACGGTCAACGTGGTGGGCCATCCGAACATCGTCCACATCTTCGACATCAACGAGGCGCCCGGCGGCATCCACTACTTCGTCATGGAGTACCTGGAAGGCGTGCCCATGTCGCACCTGCCCCGGCCCATGGTGCCCGCCGCGTTGGTGTCGCTGCTGGCGCAGGCGTGTGACGCGCTGGACGCGGCGCACCGGTGCGGCGTGGTGCACCGGGACTTGAAGCCGGACAACCTCTTCGTGGTGCGGCACGCGGGCGAGCCGCCGTCGCTGCGCGTGCTGGACTTCGGCGTGGCCAAGGCGCGCCGACCCCACCCGGGGGAGGATGAGACGGCGGCGGGCATCGTCCTGGGCACGCCCGCGTACATGGCGCCCGAGCAGTCCGCGGGGCAGCCGGTGGACGGACGCGCGGACATCTACGCGCTGGCGGTGACGGCCTATTACCTGTCCACGGGGCAGCTCCCCTTCGAGCGGGGGCAGATGGTGGAGCTGGCGCTGGGCACGGGCCCGGTGGGCGCGCCGCCGCCGCACCTGCTGGTGCCCGGGGTGCCGCCCGCCTTATCGGAGGTGCTGCTGCGCGCGCTGTCGCGCCGCTGCGAGGACCGCTACGCCACCGCGCTGGAGTTCAAGGAGGCCCTGCTGCTGGCCGCCGCCCAGCCATTGGCGGACGCCCTGTCCCCCCAGACGCCGCCGCCGCGCAGCCACACGCCGGTGCCGTCCCTGGCGTGGCTGGACATGGAGGACCCGGCGACGGAGCCCAACGCGCTCACCCCACCCCTGACGTGGGTGGCGCGGGTGCGGCGCCGCTCCGGCGCGGGCGACGTGGAGGTGCTGTGCACGGAGCTGAGCCGGGGCGGGCTCTTCATGTGCTGCGCGGACCCCTTCCCGCGCCTGTTCAACCGGCTGGAGTTCACCCTGCTGCTGGCCGGCGAGCTGGTGGAGTGCGCGGGCGAGGTGGTGCGCCACGTGGACGCCGCCCAGGCGCAAACGTGGGGCATGCTGTCCACGGGCGTGGGCGTGCAGTTCATCAACCCATCCGCCCGGCTGTGCGAGCTCATCCGCCGCGTGCAGCCCCACCGGCTGACAACGCCCGCGTCCACGTTGATGCGCGCGGAGGTGGTGCTGTGA
- a CDS encoding DNA ligase, whose translation MADIADGEQVSVQGSGSKPYILKNTGGVYSCSCPAWRNQSVAIERRTCKHLRRVRGDAAEDARIGGDASGAPAAPARPTRSTSASDDTQAPPLLLAQSWENDVDLTGWWMSEKLDGVRAYWDGKQFWSRLGNAFLAPEWFTAGLPDFPLDGELFGGRKRFQRTVSIVRRQDRSDDWKELAFVAFDAPGVEGTFETRLERCRQWMEEAKPAYAQWHAHARCDGTPHLRAELARVESLGGEGLMLRQPGSRYEAGRSHTLLKVKSFKDDEARVVGHVAGAGRHKGRLGALEVELRNGTRFSVGTGLSDAERAAPPPVGAIITFRYQELSNDGVPRFPSYVGVRVDAAPFAAS comes from the coding sequence ATGGCGGACATCGCGGACGGGGAGCAGGTCTCGGTTCAGGGCTCGGGTTCCAAGCCCTACATCCTCAAGAACACCGGCGGTGTGTATTCGTGCTCATGCCCGGCCTGGCGCAACCAGTCGGTGGCCATCGAGCGGCGCACCTGCAAGCACCTGCGCCGCGTACGCGGAGACGCCGCGGAGGACGCGCGCATCGGCGGTGACGCGTCCGGCGCTCCCGCGGCCCCCGCGCGTCCGACGAGGAGCACGTCGGCCAGTGACGACACCCAGGCCCCGCCCCTGCTGCTGGCCCAGTCGTGGGAGAACGACGTGGACCTCACCGGCTGGTGGATGAGCGAGAAGCTGGACGGCGTGCGCGCGTACTGGGACGGGAAGCAGTTCTGGTCGCGGCTGGGCAACGCGTTCCTCGCGCCGGAGTGGTTCACCGCGGGGCTGCCGGACTTCCCGCTCGACGGTGAGCTGTTCGGCGGGCGCAAGCGCTTCCAGCGCACGGTGAGCATCGTCCGCCGGCAGGACCGCAGCGACGATTGGAAGGAGCTGGCCTTCGTCGCCTTCGACGCGCCCGGCGTGGAAGGCACCTTCGAGACGCGGCTGGAGCGCTGCCGGCAGTGGATGGAGGAGGCGAAGCCCGCGTATGCGCAGTGGCACGCCCACGCGCGCTGTGACGGCACGCCGCACCTGCGCGCGGAGCTGGCGCGCGTGGAGTCGCTGGGTGGAGAAGGCCTCATGCTGCGCCAGCCCGGCTCGCGCTACGAGGCGGGCCGCTCCCACACCCTGCTCAAGGTGAAGAGCTTCAAGGACGACGAAGCGCGCGTGGTGGGACACGTGGCGGGCGCGGGCCGCCACAAGGGCCGCCTGGGCGCGCTGGAGGTGGAGCTGCGCAACGGCACGCGCTTCAGCGTGGGCACGGGCCTGTCGGACGCGGAGCGCGCAGCGCCGCCCCCCGTGGGAGCCATCATCACCTTCCGCTACCAGGAGCTGTCCAACGACGGCGTGCCACGCTTCCCGTCGTACGTGGGTGTGCGCGTCGACGCCGCCCCCTTCGCCGCGAGCTGA
- a CDS encoding neutral/alkaline ceramidase — MRTHFVRHLLALSLVLATGAQAASQPWRTSPHPESSASGLTGACEDARDFLLGAGSADITGPAAEVGMMGYGMLEQQTTGIHQRLRSRAFVIASPCNGKRVAFVSADLGMVFQAVKQQVVERLRARYGDLYTDDNVLLSATHTHSGPGGYSHYTFYNLTTLGFSPQNFEAIVSGIVASIVRAHERLAEGTLRLSSGELLGASRNRSPNAYLLNPAEERARYAHDVDTRMTLLRLTRADGTDTGLINWFAVHATSMGNGNTLISGDNKGLASYLAEQAQGAGDTFVAAFANANEGDVTPNILGGTNGGGANDFEDTDLSGRKQYDFAAKLWAEAKTPLTGGVDYRHVYVKMDAVDVAPAFADGAPRATCPAAIGVSMLAGAEDGPGVGVEGVTCAAGQNAWGQFSCSLATTPCQAEKPIVLETGSMRPFPWTPEVLPLQLVTIGNLALVAVPFELTTMAGRRLRDTVETALAPAGVTDVVIAGLSNAYSGYVTTREEYARQDYEGASTHFGPWTLAALQQHFHLLATSLRDGAGVPPGPTPRDLRKEQLSLQPGVVFDDKLLWVDFGEVVTDARPTYSRGDTASATFWGGHPKNDLRLEGTFLRVQRREPDGTWTDVATDADPATRYQWRRENCVPTLACSHVTVTWGIPDDTAPGTYRLVHEGNWKSGWDGNVRPYSGASRPFTVK, encoded by the coding sequence ATGCGCACCCACTTCGTCCGGCATCTGCTGGCGCTCTCGCTCGTGCTCGCGACGGGCGCCCAGGCGGCCAGCCAGCCCTGGCGGACCTCCCCGCATCCGGAGTCCTCCGCGTCCGGCCTGACGGGCGCGTGCGAGGACGCGCGGGACTTCCTGCTGGGCGCGGGCAGCGCCGACATCACCGGCCCCGCCGCCGAGGTGGGGATGATGGGCTACGGCATGCTGGAGCAGCAGACCACCGGCATCCACCAGCGGCTTCGCTCGCGCGCGTTCGTCATCGCCTCGCCCTGCAACGGCAAGCGGGTGGCCTTCGTCAGCGCGGACCTGGGCATGGTGTTCCAGGCGGTGAAGCAGCAGGTCGTGGAGCGGCTGCGCGCGCGTTATGGCGACCTGTACACCGACGACAACGTGCTGCTGAGCGCCACCCACACCCACTCCGGGCCCGGGGGCTATTCGCACTACACCTTCTACAACCTCACCACGCTGGGCTTCTCGCCGCAGAACTTCGAGGCCATCGTCTCCGGCATCGTCGCGTCCATCGTCCGGGCGCATGAGCGGCTCGCCGAGGGCACGCTGCGCCTGTCGTCGGGGGAGTTGCTCGGCGCCAGCCGCAACCGCTCCCCCAACGCCTACCTGCTCAACCCGGCCGAGGAGCGCGCCCGCTACGCGCACGACGTGGACACGCGGATGACGCTGCTGCGCCTCACCCGCGCGGATGGCACCGACACGGGGCTCATCAACTGGTTCGCGGTGCACGCCACGTCCATGGGCAACGGCAACACGCTCATCAGTGGTGACAACAAGGGCCTGGCCTCGTACCTCGCCGAGCAGGCGCAGGGGGCCGGGGACACGTTCGTCGCGGCCTTCGCCAACGCGAACGAGGGCGACGTGACGCCCAACATCCTGGGAGGCACGAACGGCGGCGGTGCCAATGACTTCGAGGACACGGACCTCTCCGGCCGCAAGCAGTACGACTTCGCCGCGAAGCTGTGGGCGGAGGCGAAGACGCCGCTCACGGGCGGCGTGGACTACCGGCACGTCTACGTGAAGATGGACGCGGTGGACGTGGCGCCCGCCTTCGCGGACGGCGCGCCGCGAGCCACCTGCCCGGCCGCCATCGGCGTGTCCATGCTGGCGGGGGCGGAGGACGGGCCGGGCGTCGGCGTGGAGGGCGTCACCTGCGCCGCCGGCCAGAATGCCTGGGGGCAGTTCAGTTGCTCGCTCGCCACCACGCCGTGCCAGGCGGAGAAGCCCATCGTCCTGGAGACGGGCAGCATGCGGCCCTTCCCGTGGACGCCGGAGGTGCTACCCCTGCAACTGGTCACCATCGGCAACCTGGCGCTGGTGGCGGTGCCCTTCGAGCTGACGACCATGGCCGGACGCCGCCTGCGCGACACCGTGGAGACGGCGCTGGCGCCCGCGGGCGTGACGGACGTCGTCATCGCGGGCCTGTCCAATGCCTATTCAGGCTACGTGACCACCCGCGAGGAGTACGCGCGCCAGGACTACGAAGGGGCCTCCACGCACTTCGGCCCGTGGACGCTCGCGGCCCTCCAGCAGCACTTCCACCTGCTGGCCACGTCGCTGCGGGACGGCGCCGGTGTGCCTCCCGGGCCCACGCCCAGGGACCTGCGCAAGGAGCAGCTCAGCCTGCAACCCGGCGTGGTGTTCGACGACAAGCTCTTGTGGGTGGACTTCGGCGAGGTCGTCACCGACGCGCGGCCCACGTACTCGCGCGGCGATACGGCGAGCGCCACCTTCTGGGGAGGGCATCCCAAGAACGACTTGCGCCTGGAGGGGACCTTCCTGCGCGTGCAGCGGCGCGAGCCGGACGGCACCTGGACGGACGTGGCCACCGACGCGGACCCGGCCACGCGCTACCAGTGGCGGCGCGAGAACTGCGTGCCCACGTTGGCGTGCTCCCACGTCACCGTGACGTGGGGCATTCCCGACGACACGGCGCCGGGCACGTACCGGCTCGTCCACGAAGGCAACTGGAAGTCGGGCTGGGACGGCAACGTGCGGCCCTACTCCGGTGCCTCACGGCCCTTCACGGTGAAGTGA
- a CDS encoding gluconokinase — protein MVVIIMGVSGAGKTTVGRTLAAELGWRFIDADDLHPRSNVMKMAAGAPLTDEDRAPWLRKLRDEVARALVQGEDLVMAFSGLKQAYRTLLEELDPTHVRWVFLHAPHEVLARRMSQRQGHFMPASLLESQMAAMELPSRALSVDVTPPPADIVKHIRDELGV, from the coding sequence ATGGTCGTCATCATCATGGGGGTATCTGGAGCGGGGAAGACGACGGTGGGCCGCACCCTGGCGGCCGAGCTGGGCTGGCGCTTCATCGACGCGGATGACCTGCACCCGCGCTCCAACGTGATGAAGATGGCCGCGGGCGCACCGCTGACGGACGAGGACCGCGCCCCCTGGCTGCGCAAGCTGCGCGATGAGGTGGCGCGGGCGCTGGTGCAGGGCGAGGACCTGGTGATGGCGTTCTCCGGCCTCAAGCAGGCCTACCGCACGCTGCTGGAGGAGCTGGACCCCACACACGTGAGGTGGGTGTTCCTGCACGCGCCGCATGAGGTGCTCGCCCGCCGGATGTCGCAGCGCCAGGGCCACTTCATGCCCGCGTCCCTGCTGGAGAGTCAGATGGCGGCCATGGAGCTGCCCTCGCGCGCGCTCAGCGTGGACGTGACGCCGCCGCCAGCGGACATCGTGAAGCACATCCGTGACGAACTGGGTGTCTGA